DNA from Deltaproteobacteria bacterium:
CCGTCTCGAGGCCCGCCGCGGCGCAGGACCTTTCGAGCGTTGAGAGCGTGAAGTGGTAGAGGTGCTTGTCGATGAAGAACTCCTCGACGAAGTCATGGCCGCCGATTATATCGAGCCTGGGCGCCTCCACGTAGAGGAGCCCTCCGGGCCTCAGCGCGGCGAAGGTCTTTTTCATCACCGCCGCGGGAGAGGCCACGTGCTCGATGGTGTGGCACGAATAGGCGAGGTCGAATATACCTTCCCCGACCGGCGCGTCCTCGAAGCGGCACAGGTGCAGGGTGAGCCCCGGGAGCCGCCGGTAGGGCTCCACGAGGGTGTGGTCCGGCTCCACAGCCGTTATCTCCACCGAGTCGTTCACGGAGCGCAGGGCCTCGACGAAGGAGCCGCGGTTTGAGCCTATGTCGAGGCACCTCTTCAGGGCGGCGGCGTCCACGTGTCCCGCGAGAAGAGAAAGGGCCGGAGCGGTCCTGAAGCCCTTGCCGTAGCGTATGTTTCCCCACGCGGCGCCGGCGCCGGAGTCTACGCGCCTCACCTCCGCCCTTTCGATGCGCGGAAGGCTCTGCACGAGCGCGCAGCGACGGCAGACGAAGACCCGCAGCCCCCGCCGCGAATCGGGCGGCGCGTAGAGCTCCGAAAGGTCCGTGCCGCCGCAGAGATCGCAGCGTCCGCTCACCGGCTCCCTATCTCTTCCGTCCATCAGTACCTCACCTCGTACTCCTCGGTGCCGCCGTAGCCGTAGTGCTCCATGGCCTCGCCGGCTATCTCCCAGAACTGCTCGCGCTGCCTGCCGGTCAGCGGGTAGTTGACCGGCTCGCTCACGTTGTGCGGCCGCTTGAGCATCTCGAAGAAACGCTCCTCGTAGTGGAGGCCGAGAAAAGCGAGAAGCCTCTCAAGGCAGGTCCTGTCGGTGACGAGGTCCTCGAGGCGCAGGCGGATTTGCCGCGCCCCGTCGACACCGGCGAGGTCGCGCTCTATGGTGCGGTTCACCTCCACCCAGTGGTAGACGATGCGCTGGAACTGGTCGAAGTCCCTGAAGCGTTCGGCCATGGGCTCGCCGTTCCTCGGTATCTTCCACCAGTAGCGCTTCTCCGGCGGGGGCGGAGGGTTTTTGGCCGGGTCGTCGAGGTGGCCGTACATGATCCGCACGCTGCGGTCGTCGTAGATCTCGTCGCCCAGCTTGTTGAAGTAGGAGCTCGCCACCTTGCGTCCGTCGCGCACGACGAATATGAACCTCGCCTGCGGAAAGAGCTCGCAGAGCTGCGGGATGACCCAGGAGAGCTTGTTGGACGAGTCTCCCCACAGGCGCTTTTCACTGTAGCGGACGGCTGCGCCGTGGGTGGAGCGAAGTGTGGCCACCACCTCGTCGGCCGCCACGAGCCCCATGGCGTAACGGGCCGCCAGGGGCTGGACGTGGCATATCATGTATTCGTGGTGGATCTCTACGTCGTCGAAGCCGGAGAGCAGCTTTTCGAACATCTTGGTGCCCGACCTTCCGCTCGACACTATGAAGAACGGCTGCGTATGTACCGTCACCTCCGCCGCCTCCTCCCCCGCTTCAGGGCTTTACGCCGAAGACCACGGCCTCGCGTCCCACCGAGTGGTCTGCCATGAGCCTGTAGAGCTCCCGCTTGAAATCCTTGAGCTCCGGCTCGGCGAGCATCATTTCAAGCCGTTTCCTCTTTGCGTGGCACCGCCTGCCGAGGGCGTCGTCGCCCACGTAGTCCTCTCCCATGAGAAGGAAGAAGTCCATGGGAAAAGTGGCGACCGGGCGGAGCTCGGCGAATCCGGCGCGGCGCACAAGGGCGCCGAGCGACTCGAAGGTGAAGTAGTTTATGTGGTGCGGCGGCGCAAGCCAGTAGGGCCCGAAGCCCAGGCGGCGGCGCAGGACCTTCTGCACCGGGCTGTAATCGTTGGGAGCCGCCACGCAGACCACCCCGCCGGGGGCGAGCAGCCCGAAGACGCCCTCCATGAGTCCCGCCGGATCCGGCACGTGTTCGAGCACCTCCGAGAGATGGACGGCGTC
Protein-coding regions in this window:
- a CDS encoding class I SAM-dependent methyltransferase, encoding MDGRDREPVSGRCDLCGGTDLSELYAPPDSRRGLRVFVCRRCALVQSLPRIERAEVRRVDSGAGAAWGNIRYGKGFRTAPALSLLAGHVDAAALKRCLDIGSNRGSFVEALRSVNDSVEITAVEPDHTLVEPYRRLPGLTLHLCRFEDAPVGEGIFDLAYSCHTIEHVASPAAVMKKTFAALRPGGLLYVEAPRLDIIGGHDFVEEFFIDKHLYHFTLSTLERSCAAAGLETVETAEDVENVTVLCRRPLSGRVPAARLADPDEVERVTALVEGYGRGREEAARAAARAAAYIGSLGPRRVAVWGGGRLFDCLVRMGGLDPSALCAVVDKHLGAYVKEVHGRPVLHP
- a CDS encoding sulfotransferase, with protein sequence MTVHTQPFFIVSSGRSGTKMFEKLLSGFDDVEIHHEYMICHVQPLAARYAMGLVAADEVVATLRSTHGAAVRYSEKRLWGDSSNKLSWVIPQLCELFPQARFIFVVRDGRKVASSYFNKLGDEIYDDRSVRIMYGHLDDPAKNPPPPPEKRYWWKIPRNGEPMAERFRDFDQFQRIVYHWVEVNRTIERDLAGVDGARQIRLRLEDLVTDRTCLERLLAFLGLHYEERFFEMLKRPHNVSEPVNYPLTGRQREQFWEIAGEAMEHYGYGGTEEYEVRY
- a CDS encoding class I SAM-dependent methyltransferase, which translates into the protein MGHDGEVVDRVGRYRVIDCRGCGFVHIDPVPAERELAGVYEREYYEYEKPEFIERQREDLEWWNLVFDERLEVMEEVVGPGRRRLLDVGCGPGFFLRRAAGRGWRGVGIEPSKAAGAHARSMGVEVMEGFFNDLSGGLGERSFDAVHLSEVLEHVPDPAGLMEGVFGLLAPGGVVCVAAPNDYSPVQKVLRRRLGFGPYWLAPPHHINYFTFESLGALVRRAGFAELRPVATFPMDFFLLMGEDYVGDDALGRRCHAKRKRLEMMLAEPELKDFKRELYRLMADHSVGREAVVFGVKP